The following nucleotide sequence is from bacterium.
GCACCCACCTCCTGTTTGCAGACGTCGAAGAGCGATTCCAGGTAGTTGTCAACGAACTCCGTGAATTCGGCGTTGGTCTGCTCGCTCGCCGCCCCCTCCCGGCATTCCAGGCCGACGCGCAGGAATTCCAGGTCGTAGTAGCTTCCCAGTTCCTCCTTCTTCCGTTCGAAGGTGGGGAAGGTCTCGATGCGGGCGAACATGCCCTTGGCGATGATCTTGAGCCGCCCGGGCTCGTGCAGGTGGCTGACGTATTCGGCGTACCTGTCGACGGTGCGTTGCAGGAAGCGCTTGAAGTAATGGCTGGACGAGCAGTGGAGCTGGCAGAAGTAGAGCAGGTTCTTGCGAAGCGCCTCCACCTCTTCGTCCCAGACCTTGTCCTCGAAGATCTGTGTGAACCACTCGCGATCCTCCTCGCGCAGCCCCGCCAGGAAATCGTTCATCAGTTTCGGATAGTTGTCGAACACCGCCGTCATGCGGGGGATCACGTCGGGCACCTGGCTCATGCGGGACACGAAGGCGTGGCTCAGCTCGCGGAACAGGATGCCGGCGTTCACGTTGTTGCGCTGCCCGTGCAGCAGCACCAGCAGCCGCAGGACCACCAGGGAGGTGACCTCGCCCCATTTGGCGTATCGCTGCACCAGGAGTTGGCGGTCCTGGTCGGGGAGAGCCATGAAGTCGTCGATGAACTCGCGCAGCAGTTCGCGGTTCTCCTCGATGGGGCTCATGACGTCGTCCCAGAACCGGGTGCCCCGGAAGAAACGCAGCGCCATGACGAACTCGGTGGCGATGTTCTTCTTCTTGTCCCAGCTCGCCTGGCCGGTGTTCCGGCCACGCAGGAAACCGGAGAAGACGCTGATCCCCTCGAGGTGGTGCAGCAGGCCGTTCAGCAGCGTGTTGGCCGCGGCGCGAACCGACTGCACGTGCTCGTGGTAGTGGATGAGCAGATGATCGTAACCCCGGACCACGCCCGTGTCCTGGTAGCCCATCAGGTCGGCCACCGATTCGAGCTGGGCGCGCGAGCCGGCCTCCTTGAGCAGGATCTCCTCCTCCTGCACCTCCAGCAACTGGTAGAGGAAACGGAATACCTCGATGAAGGAGAGGGCGTCCTCGAGGTCGGTGTAGGTCTGCAGGTTGTCCGGGTCCCGGGCCATCAACTCTTCGAGGATGCGCCAGGCATTCACTTCCTTGATGCCGAGCACGGTCTTCTGCGCGGCGATGACGCCCTTGATGATACGCAGGGCGTCGCGCTTGGGATGGACGCTGTCGCTAGGGAGCCTGCGCAGCAACAGGGCGCGGATCTCGCCCATCATGCCCCGCAGGTAACCCTCGTGATAGCGGTTGTCGCCGGCAGGGTCGTAGTAGTAGCGGTCGGTCACCCGCGAGGTGAATTCCCGGAACAGGTCCTTGCTGCCGATGATGAGCCTGGCGCCGAGCATCTCGGTGATGATTATGAAGTCCTGGATCTCGCTGTGGAGCAGATTCATGTATTCGGGGATGGAGGCGGAGAAGCTCTGTTCGCCCACGTGCTCGGAGAGGTGAAGGTGCAGCGGGATGGCCCGGCGCAGCATTTCCCGCTGCAGCTTGCCGATGGCGTGGTTGAAGGCGTCGCGGCGGTCGCTGCCGTCGTCGATGATGCCGAGATCGAGATCGTCCTGGTCGGCCCGGGTGCCGACGCCGCAGATCACGAAGCCGGGCTGCTGGTCCTCCTCGAGAAAGAGGCCGAGCAGCTTGGACATGTAGGCGCCGATCAACCGGCGCAGGTCGCGGCCCATCTGCAGCATGAAATCGCGGTAGACGCCGAAGCGGTCGGCGTCGGAGGAGAGGCCGAGCCGCAACACGTCGACGGCGCGGATGTTCAGATTGAGCAGCTGGAAGGCGAAGTAGCAGCCGAGGAAATTGAGCTGCTCCGACTCGTCGCGGCCCATCTCGCAGACCAGATCCATCTCGAGGGCGATGTCGGGGGCCGCTGACCAGAAATGGACCTCGTCGATGGCGCCGGATTCCTCGAGGCGCTCGTTGAGCAGGTCCTTGTGCAGGGAGATGAAGTGGGTGTACTTGCGGTGGTGGTTTCCCAGCTCTCCGATACGTGCGTTGAGGCGGTCGAAGTCGTTCAGCATGGTTTTCCTTCTGGGGCGACGCGTGGGTTGGGGAGGGGAACCGCCCTGCCTCTCCTGCTGGTCCTGCACTGTATCATGACGGGCCGCCGGGGTCGGCCCTTCAGTCCCCCAGTCCCGACCGGTAGCGGCCGGTGGCCGGATCCATGTAGACCTTCACCTGCTTGTAGAGCTTGATGCTGCGCAGGCCGGCGGCGATGTCCAGGAAAAGACCGTCCAGGCAGCCGGCCAGGTCGTCCATTTGCTCCTTGAGGCTCTCGAGGCGCGAATGGAGGACGGCCTCGTCGAGAGTGCCTCCCGCGGTGGAGAGTTCCTCGCGGATGTGGTAGAGCTTGAGGGCGAGCACGGTGATCCGGTCCACGATGCTGGCCGGCGATTCGGAGTGCAGCGGCGCGGAGCTCACGGGCAGCCCCGCGGAGGCCAGCACCTGCATGATCTGGCTGTCGAAGAGCTCGATGGTCTTCACGCGCCGCGCGTTCGAGGCGTCGATGGACTGCTTGACCGAGGCGAGGATCTCGCTGTCGTCGTCGTGCGCGCGGCTGCGGTCCTCCTCGTGCCACTGGAAGGTGTTGATGAGCTGGAGCAACTCGGCCAGGCCGGCCCAGCCGGCGTGTCCGGGCGGCAGAACCCGCAAGACGTCGTCCCAGTCCTGCAACAGGTGCTCTTTCTCGTGCCAGTCCTCGACGACCTGCCAGAGCACGGACAAC
It contains:
- a CDS encoding DUF4254 domain-containing protein: MTAHGPDAKILPAELPAADELLSVLWQVVEDWHEKEHLLQDWDDVLRVLPPGHAGWAGLAELLQLINTFQWHEEDRSRAHDDDSEILASVKQSIDASNARRVKTIELFDSQIMQVLASAGLPVSSAPLHSESPASIVDRITVLALKLYHIREELSTAGGTLDEAVLHSRLESLKEQMDDLAGCLDGLFLDIAAGLRSIKLYKQVKVYMDPATGRYRSGLGD